Proteins co-encoded in one Rattus rattus isolate New Zealand chromosome 5, Rrattus_CSIRO_v1, whole genome shotgun sequence genomic window:
- the Rem1 gene encoding LOW QUALITY PROTEIN: GTP-binding protein REM 1 (The sequence of the model RefSeq protein was modified relative to this genomic sequence to represent the inferred CDS: inserted 1 base in 1 codon) produces MTLNTQQEAKTTLRRRASTPLPLSSRGHQPGRLCTAPPAQSQHPRLGQSASLNPPIRKPSPAQDGWSSESSDSEGSWEALXQVVLLGDPGVGKTSLASLFAEKQERDLHEPLGGVYERTLSVDGEDTTLVVMDTWEAEKLDESWSQESCLQAGSAYVIVYSIADRSSFESASELRIQLRRTHQAAHVPIILVGNKADLARCREVSVEEGRACAVVFDCKFIETSATLQHNVTELFEGVVRQLRLRRQDNAAPETPSPRRRASLGQRARRFLARLTARSARRRALKARSKSCHNLAVL; encoded by the exons ATGACTCTTAACACCCAGCAGGAAGCAAAGACCACTCTTCGACGTCGAGCCAGCACACCACTACCCCTGTCGTCCAGGGGCCACCAGCCTGGCCGCCTGTGCACAGCACCCCCTGCTCAATCCCAGCATCCCCGACTGGGTCAGTCAGCCTCCCTCAACCCTCCCATTCGGAAACCCTCCCCTGCCCAGGATGGGTGGTCCTCTGAATCCAGCGACTCTGAAGGCTCTTGGGAGGCAC TGCAGGTGGTGCTTCTTGGAGACCCCGGTGTCGGGAAGACTAGCCTGGCCAGCCTCTTTGCAGAGAAACAAGAACGAGATCTTCACGAGCCGCTGGGAG GTGTGTATGAGAGAACGCTGTCGGTGGACGGAGAGGACACCACACTGGTGGTCATGgacacctgggaggctgagaaaCTG GATGAAAGCTGGAGCCAGGAGTCATGCCTGCAGGCGGGCAGCGCCTATGTCATCGTGTACTCCATCGCAGATCGCAGCAGCTTTGAGAGTGCCTCGGAGCTCCGAATCCAGCTGAGGCGCACGCACCAGGCCGCCCATGTGCCTATCATCCTGGTGGGCAACAAGGCCGACCTGGCTCGCTGCCGAGAAGTCTCTGTAGAAG AGGGCCGCGCCTGCGCTGTGGTGTTCGACTGCAAGTTCATCGAGACCTCAGCCACTCTGCAGCACAACGTGACAGAGCTCTTCGAGGGTGTGGTGCGCCAACTGCGCCTGCGCCGCCAAGACAATGCGGCCCCGGAGACACCTTCACCTCGACGGCGGGCCAGCTTGGGCCAGCGTGCCCGCCGCTTCTTGGCACGCCTGACAGCACGCAGCGCACGACGCCGGGCACTCAAAGCCCGCTCCAAGTCCTGCCACAACCTGGCTGTGCTCTGA
- the Defb124 gene encoding beta-defensin 124 codes for MFSQSLCPSVMSPRALHSHWRIRLTSPCRGNLPRSLVAMAKWILLIVALLVLGHVPSGSTEFKRCWNGQGACRTYCTRQEKFIHLCPDASLCCLSYSLKASPHSRAGSV; via the exons ATGTTCTCCcagtctctctgtccttctgtcatGAGCCCCAGAGCCTTGCACAGCCACTGGAGGATTCGGCTGACTAGTCCATGCAGAG GCAACCTCCCTAGGAGCTTGGTGGCCATGGCAAAGTGGATTCTGCTCATTGTGGCTCTCCTGGTCTTGGGTCATGTGCCATCAG GGAGCACTGAATTCAAACGGTGCTGGAATGGCCAGGGGGCCTGCCGGACTTACTGCACAAGGCAAGAGAAATTCATCCACCTGTGCCCGGATGCTTCTCTGTGCTGCCTGTCCTATTCTCTCAAGGCTTCACCCCACTCAAGGGCTGGAAGTGTGTAG